One part of the Cyclobacteriaceae bacterium genome encodes these proteins:
- a CDS encoding dicarboxylate/amino acid:cation symporter, with amino-acid sequence MKKFPLHIRIFTGMFLGIVLGTISIFFELGPFISDWVKPFGTIFINLLKLIAIPLILVSLISGISNLKDISKLSRIGGKTMGLYLITTVIAITIGLITVNTIKPGNFLSKEKQIELSAKYAQDANLKVSDAQKLKESGPLQVIVDIVPDNIFGAASSNRNMLQVIFFAILFGIALIMAPEQKGIPVKGFFDGVNEVILKIVDMVMQYAPIGVMALLAALMVDVAGNNPRQALELFSALGVYAFTVLLSLALMVVVIYPLAMRLFTHIKYKAFTKGIIPAQIMAFSTSSSAATLPVTMECAEKNLGIKDEISSFVLPLGATINMDGTSIHQAVSAVFIAQAFGHDLTIVDQLVIVLTATLSSIGAAAVPSAGLITLVIVLGAIGVSPEGLALIIAIDRPLDMCRTIVNITGDTVVASIVATTEDGFRKESAMN; translated from the coding sequence ATGAAGAAATTTCCACTGCACATCCGCATTTTTACAGGTATGTTTTTGGGTATTGTGTTGGGCACAATCTCCATTTTTTTTGAACTCGGGCCGTTTATTTCCGATTGGGTAAAACCCTTCGGAACCATCTTCATCAACTTATTAAAACTCATTGCCATACCGCTTATCCTTGTCTCACTGATTAGTGGTATCTCGAACCTGAAAGATATTTCAAAACTTTCGCGCATTGGCGGCAAAACCATGGGGTTATACCTTATTACCACCGTTATTGCCATTACGATAGGTTTGATTACCGTAAACACCATTAAGCCCGGAAACTTTCTTTCTAAAGAAAAACAAATTGAACTATCGGCTAAGTATGCACAGGATGCCAACCTGAAAGTTTCAGACGCCCAGAAACTAAAAGAATCCGGGCCACTTCAGGTAATTGTTGACATTGTTCCCGATAATATTTTTGGTGCGGCCAGTTCAAACCGCAACATGCTCCAGGTAATTTTCTTCGCTATTTTATTTGGCATCGCCTTAATTATGGCGCCCGAACAAAAAGGCATTCCGGTAAAAGGATTTTTTGACGGTGTAAATGAAGTTATCTTGAAGATTGTAGATATGGTGATGCAATACGCACCCATTGGTGTAATGGCTTTATTGGCCGCACTGATGGTTGATGTTGCCGGCAATAACCCCAGGCAGGCACTCGAATTATTCAGCGCGCTCGGTGTGTATGCCTTTACGGTATTGCTGAGCCTTGCCTTGATGGTTGTGGTTATCTATCCATTAGCCATGCGGCTATTCACCCACATAAAGTACAAAGCTTTTACAAAAGGAATTATACCGGCACAAATTATGGCGTTCTCCACCAGTTCAAGTGCTGCCACCTTACCGGTTACCATGGAGTGTGCCGAGAAAAACCTGGGCATTAAAGATGAGATTTCAAGTTTTGTTTTACCCCTTGGCGCCACCATTAACATGGATGGCACCAGTATACACCAGGCTGTGTCGGCTGTGTTTATTGCCCAGGCGTTTGGGCATGATTTAACCATTGTGGATCAACTGGTAATTGTACTTACTGCCACGTTGTCATCAATCGGTGCCGCGGCAGTTCCCAGCGCAGGGCTGATTACGCTTGTTATTGTGCTGGGCGCCATTGGTGTTTCACCGGAGGGCCTTGCACTAATCATTGCTATTGACAGGCCCTTAGATATGTGCCGGACTATTGTAAACATTACCGGTGATACCGTGGTGGCCAGCATTGTAGCCACTACCGAAGATGGTTTTCGAAAAGAGTCCGCAATGAACTAA
- a CDS encoding NifU family protein, protein MNITPKNITIYLESNPNPNSLKFVVNEMLVPEGMSFDFPTRESAVHAPLAQELFDYPFVERVFYMSNFVTVTKREDVEWIEVQNVLKDHITKFLESGKFIIEMQEETAGDEANEPETVKKIKAILEEYIRPAVEQDGGAITYHSFNDGIVKVKLQGSCSGCPSSMVTLKAGIENLFTRMMPNEVKAVEAF, encoded by the coding sequence ATGAATATAACGCCCAAGAATATTACCATTTACCTGGAATCAAACCCTAATCCGAATTCGCTGAAATTTGTGGTGAATGAAATGCTGGTGCCCGAAGGCATGAGTTTTGACTTTCCTACACGCGAAAGTGCAGTGCACGCACCCTTGGCGCAGGAGTTGTTTGACTATCCGTTTGTAGAACGGGTTTTTTACATGAGTAATTTCGTTACCGTAACCAAGCGCGAAGATGTAGAATGGATTGAAGTTCAAAATGTACTGAAAGATCATATCACCAAATTCCTGGAATCCGGAAAGTTCATTATCGAAATGCAGGAGGAAACCGCGGGGGATGAAGCCAACGAACCTGAAACAGTAAAAAAGATAAAAGCCATATTGGAGGAATACATTCGCCCGGCTGTTGAGCAGGATGGTGGCGCCATCACCTATCACTCGTTTAACGATGGTATTGTAAAAGTAAAGCTGCAGGGCTCGTGCAGCGGCTGTCCCTCATCGATGGTAACCCTCAAAGCCGGTATAGAAAATCTTTTTACACGCATGATGCCCAACGAAGTAAAGGCAGTTGAGGCCTTTTAA
- a CDS encoding endonuclease/exonuclease/phosphatase family protein, whose protein sequence is MSSLAFTQPVKVMSYNIRFDNPADGVNAWPNRIEKMAALIRKYNPDIIGVQEALLHQLHDLIRVLPDYSFIGVGRDDGKEKGEYSAIVYKHGRFGLLSNQTRWLSETPDVPGSKSWDAAITRIVTTARFYDKELKREFGIFNTHFDHIGKEARTQSAHQLLAMLADTRTKNENLPIILTGDFNCERTEAPYEVLAKNELLHDTKPANDPTGTFCDFEVGSIACRAIDYIFHTKEWILRSYKVIEDHDGKYYPSDHLPVLAEFELSLER, encoded by the coding sequence ATGAGTAGCCTGGCGTTCACCCAGCCGGTGAAGGTCATGTCATACAACATTCGGTTTGATAATCCGGCTGATGGAGTTAATGCATGGCCGAACCGGATTGAAAAAATGGCGGCCCTTATCCGCAAATACAACCCTGATATTATTGGTGTACAGGAAGCACTGCTTCACCAACTACACGACCTTATTCGCGTGTTGCCCGATTACTCCTTTATAGGTGTGGGCCGCGATGATGGGAAAGAAAAAGGCGAGTATAGTGCTATAGTATACAAACATGGCCGGTTTGGTTTGCTCAGCAACCAAACCCGCTGGCTGTCAGAAACGCCCGATGTACCCGGCAGTAAAAGCTGGGATGCCGCCATTACCCGCATTGTTACCACAGCACGCTTCTACGACAAAGAGCTTAAACGGGAATTTGGAATTTTCAATACGCACTTCGACCATATTGGAAAGGAAGCGCGAACGCAAAGTGCGCATCAACTTCTTGCCATGCTAGCCGATACCCGAACCAAAAACGAAAACCTGCCCATAATCCTTACCGGTGATTTTAACTGCGAACGCACCGAAGCCCCATATGAAGTATTGGCCAAAAATGAATTGCTGCACGATACAAAACCCGCTAACGACCCAACCGGGACCTTCTGCGATTTTGAAGTGGGCAGTATAGCATGCAGGGCAATCGATTACATCTTCCATACCAAAGAATGGATCTTGCGCAGCTACAAAGTAATTGAAGACCATGACGGAAAATACTACCCCTCCGATCACTTGCCGGTGCTGGCCGAGTTTGAGTTGAGTTTGGAGCGGTAG
- a CDS encoding type II toxin-antitoxin system PemK/MazF family toxin: protein MKIKQFEIWIADLNPRIGTETGKIRPVIVVQTDLLNKEHPSTIVCPITTNVKPDSEILRVHLKKSKFGLKEDCDIMIDQVRAIDNKRLVKNVGEVDSDTADKIRENLKIVLDLD, encoded by the coding sequence ATGAAGATTAAGCAATTCGAAATCTGGATTGCCGACCTCAATCCAAGAATTGGGACAGAGACAGGGAAAATCAGACCTGTTATTGTTGTTCAAACAGACTTGCTAAATAAAGAACATCCATCGACTATTGTTTGCCCTATAACGACAAATGTTAAGCCGGACTCAGAAATATTGAGAGTTCATTTGAAAAAATCAAAATTTGGACTCAAGGAGGACTGTGACATAATGATTGACCAGGTAAGAGCAATTGATAACAAACGACTTGTGAAAAACGTTGGAGAAGTGGACAGCGACACGGCTGACAAGATTAGAGAGAATTTGAAAATCGTTTTGGACTTAGACTAA
- a CDS encoding amidohydrolase — protein sequence MQDLKITLIQSDIYWEEMDANLSSFEEKIWQIGQDTDVIVLPEMFTTGFTMNAPKLAEHMNMRTFKWMRQMADQTGALILGSHIATVHERYYNRLLWMEPGGQYKTYDKRHLFRMAAEHKTYSPGESLLVSSWKGWRICPLICYDLRFPVWSRNTFDITSNRLNYDVLIFVANWPTARVDAWDALLKARAIENLSYAVGVNRVGFDGNGIEYNGHSSIYSPKGELMFISEGMETIKTIELNAHSLQAFRDKFPAHLDADDFSIELGEFERDFLPGQSQ from the coding sequence ATGCAAGATCTAAAAATCACACTCATCCAATCCGATATTTACTGGGAAGAAATGGATGCCAACCTTTCATCGTTTGAGGAAAAAATATGGCAAATCGGTCAGGATACGGATGTGATTGTGCTGCCCGAAATGTTTACTACAGGGTTTACCATGAACGCGCCCAAACTGGCCGAGCACATGAACATGCGCACCTTCAAATGGATGCGCCAAATGGCCGACCAAACCGGTGCTTTGATTTTGGGTAGCCACATTGCTACCGTGCATGAACGCTACTACAACCGCCTGTTGTGGATGGAACCGGGCGGCCAATACAAAACCTACGATAAGCGCCACTTGTTTCGTATGGCCGCTGAGCATAAAACCTATTCACCGGGCGAGAGCCTGCTGGTGTCTTCCTGGAAAGGCTGGCGCATCTGCCCGTTGATTTGTTATGACCTGCGCTTCCCGGTATGGAGCCGCAACACGTTTGACATAACTTCCAATCGGCTGAATTACGATGTGTTGATTTTTGTAGCCAACTGGCCCACCGCACGTGTGGATGCGTGGGATGCGTTACTGAAAGCCCGCGCTATTGAAAACCTGAGTTATGCCGTTGGAGTTAACCGGGTAGGCTTTGATGGCAATGGTATTGAGTATAACGGACATTCTTCTATTTATTCACCTAAAGGGGAGTTGATGTTTATCTCAGAAGGCATGGAGACGATTAAGACAATAGAATTAAATGCACATTCATTACAAGCCTTCCGCGATAAATTTCCTGCACACCTTGATGCGGATGATTTTTCAATTGAGTTGGGGGAGTTTGAGCGGGATTTTCTGCCGGGGCAGAGTCAATAG
- a CDS encoding aminotransferase class I/II-fold pyridoxal phosphate-dependent enzyme codes for MLNITSRLPDVGTSIFAIMSKMANDHGAINLSQGFPDFNVDPVAINLVHRFMQEGHNQYAPMPGVPALRQVIAAVIEKTYSRTINPETEITITAGATEALYAAIAAFVRPGDEVIVFDPAYDSYNPAIRLNGGVPVHINLRYPDFSIDWNEVKGRINPRTRMIMVNTPHNPGGAVLTANDLRELEKLADERDLIVLSDEVYERIIFDNIRHESVLHYPGLAKRSVAMFSFGKTFHATGWKVGYAFAPEYLTKEIRKTHQFITFAVNTPVQLALAEYMQTPAHYENLGTFYQQKRDYFLDGIRGSSFEPMPCHGSYFQNLSYKTISSLPDWQMAEALTIKHKVASVPVSVFYNDKTDNKLLRFCFAKNQQTLDRAIEILRKI; via the coding sequence ATCTTGAATATAACGTCACGTTTACCCGATGTTGGCACCAGCATCTTCGCCATCATGTCAAAAATGGCGAACGACCACGGAGCCATTAACCTTTCGCAGGGTTTCCCCGATTTTAATGTTGATCCGGTAGCCATCAACCTGGTTCATCGCTTTATGCAGGAGGGGCATAATCAATATGCGCCCATGCCTGGTGTGCCTGCGCTTCGGCAAGTGATTGCAGCAGTGATTGAAAAAACCTATTCGAGAACCATCAATCCCGAAACGGAAATAACCATAACAGCCGGGGCTACAGAAGCGCTCTATGCTGCAATTGCCGCCTTTGTTCGTCCGGGCGATGAAGTAATTGTTTTTGATCCTGCTTATGATTCCTATAATCCTGCCATTCGTTTAAATGGTGGTGTGCCGGTGCATATTAATCTCAGGTACCCGGATTTTTCCATCGACTGGAATGAGGTGAAAGGGCGAATTAATCCGCGCACGCGCATGATCATGGTCAACACACCGCACAATCCCGGTGGGGCTGTATTAACGGCCAATGATTTACGTGAGTTAGAGAAGCTTGCCGATGAGCGCGACCTTATTGTATTAAGCGATGAGGTGTACGAACGGATAATCTTTGACAACATCAGGCACGAAAGTGTGCTCCACTATCCGGGTTTGGCAAAACGAAGTGTGGCCATGTTTTCGTTTGGAAAAACATTTCATGCCACCGGTTGGAAGGTTGGGTATGCCTTTGCGCCCGAATACCTTACAAAGGAAATCCGGAAGACCCATCAGTTTATAACATTTGCTGTAAATACCCCCGTGCAACTGGCACTGGCCGAATACATGCAAACCCCGGCTCATTACGAAAATCTGGGCACTTTTTACCAGCAGAAGCGCGATTATTTTCTGGATGGAATAAGGGGTTCATCGTTTGAGCCCATGCCTTGTCATGGATCCTATTTTCAAAACCTTTCCTATAAAACTATCTCTTCCTTACCCGACTGGCAGATGGCGGAAGCGCTAACCATCAAGCACAAAGTGGCCTCCGTGCCGGTATCTGTTTTCTATAATGATAAAACCGATAATAAACTGCTGCGGTTTTGCTTTGCCAAGAACCAACAAACGCTCGATCGGGCAATTGAGATTTTGAGAAAAATATAA
- the def gene encoding peptide deformylase, whose amino-acid sequence MVYPIVMYGDPVLRQRAKDIELGTDLTQLIEDMYETMHNAQGIGLAAPQIGKGIRLFVVDGTVLDKDDDEAEEGMENFKKAFVNPVMVEELGTPWDFEEGCLSIPNIREKVARKDTIKIRYYDEQWNLKEEAYDGMKARIIQHEYDHIEGKLFIDYLTPLKKRLLKGKLNDISRGDVKTEYRILAPLRK is encoded by the coding sequence ATGGTTTACCCGATTGTAATGTATGGAGATCCCGTTTTGCGTCAGCGGGCAAAGGATATTGAACTGGGAACGGACCTCACCCAATTGATTGAGGATATGTATGAAACCATGCACAATGCCCAGGGAATTGGATTGGCCGCACCACAGATTGGTAAAGGCATACGCTTGTTTGTGGTTGATGGCACCGTGCTGGATAAGGATGATGATGAGGCCGAAGAGGGTATGGAAAATTTCAAAAAAGCGTTTGTTAACCCGGTAATGGTGGAGGAATTGGGAACACCCTGGGATTTTGAAGAGGGTTGCTTAAGCATACCCAACATCCGCGAAAAAGTGGCCCGAAAAGATACCATCAAAATCAGGTACTACGATGAGCAGTGGAACCTGAAGGAAGAGGCGTATGATGGCATGAAGGCGCGCATTATCCAACACGAATACGATCACATTGAAGGGAAACTCTTTATCGATTACCTCACTCCTTTAAAAAAACGTTTACTGAAAGGCAAACTGAACGACATCAGCCGCGGTGATGTGAAAACCGAATACCGCATCCTGGCTCCCCTCAGAAAATAG
- the ruvX gene encoding Holliday junction resolvase RuvX: protein MGRILAIDYGTKRAGLAVTDPLQIIATALDTVPSAQLLSYLKMYLTKESVDRFVVGMPRTLMNEDSETAPAVRKFIESLKQAFPDKPVHEVDERFTSSLAQRAMREGGMKKKDRQVKGNVDKVSAVLILQAFMESR, encoded by the coding sequence ATGGGCAGAATATTAGCCATTGATTACGGAACAAAACGTGCCGGGCTTGCCGTTACCGATCCGCTGCAAATTATAGCCACAGCGTTAGATACCGTTCCGTCCGCGCAGCTTTTATCTTACCTGAAGATGTATTTGACAAAGGAATCAGTAGATCGTTTTGTTGTAGGGATGCCCCGCACCTTGATGAATGAGGATTCTGAAACAGCACCCGCTGTTCGTAAGTTTATTGAGAGCTTAAAACAAGCTTTTCCAGATAAACCTGTTCATGAAGTGGACGAGCGTTTTACCAGTTCACTCGCCCAACGTGCCATGCGTGAAGGCGGGATGAAAAAGAAAGACCGGCAGGTGAAAGGCAATGTGGATAAAGTAAGTGCAGTGTTGATCTTGCAGGCATTTATGGAATCGCGCTGA
- a CDS encoding hemerythrin domain-containing protein, translated as MEVSGLKNKLVGQLVDENYVHAYVLFYFGIRFEEYSSFTLEQACRDRGLIVEQVVRELESPTHLREAELPLISYPVDLIIEYLKHSHFLFIKHKLPYIAKLVEGFKAAHQDYYTVERDLKIVFPLFVEDFIYHIYEEEDTLFNYIKALDRAAKGNYIPTRLYHLMERHSVQKFAIDHDVHDDEMQGIRRITSDYLLKPDAPLRMKVIYNELKDFEKSLITHARIENEILFPKAMMLETKVKQIFVERIRFN; from the coding sequence ATGGAGGTTTCAGGGTTAAAAAATAAGCTGGTAGGCCAACTCGTTGACGAGAATTATGTTCATGCCTACGTGCTTTTTTATTTTGGGATTCGCTTTGAAGAGTATTCATCGTTTACCCTGGAACAAGCCTGCCGTGACCGGGGCTTAATCGTTGAGCAGGTAGTGCGGGAGTTGGAATCGCCAACCCACCTGCGCGAAGCCGAATTGCCGTTGATTTCTTATCCGGTTGATTTAATCATCGAATACCTTAAACACTCTCATTTTCTATTCATCAAGCATAAATTGCCTTACATTGCTAAACTGGTTGAGGGCTTTAAGGCCGCGCATCAAGATTATTATACGGTTGAGCGCGACCTCAAAATAGTTTTTCCATTGTTTGTGGAAGATTTCATATACCACATATACGAAGAAGAGGACACCTTATTTAACTACATTAAGGCCTTAGACCGTGCCGCAAAAGGCAACTACATACCAACCCGGTTGTATCATTTGATGGAGCGGCATTCGGTTCAGAAGTTTGCCATAGATCATGATGTGCATGACGATGAGATGCAAGGCATACGGAGAATTACTAGCGATTACTTACTGAAACCTGATGCACCGCTTAGGATGAAAGTGATTTACAACGAGCTGAAGGATTTTGAAAAAAGTTTAATTACACACGCGCGTATTGAAAATGAAATCCTCTTCCCCAAGGCCATGATGCTGGAAACAAAAGTGAAGCAGATTTTTGTGGAGCGCATCCGCTTCAACTAA
- a CDS encoding S41 family peptidase: MSEQPKNTPYQIRLPLVLCLGLAAGVFIGTSFNARKPSRDVTKDVQKLREVLTYIDTKYVDDIKTDKLVDESIRHLLSKLDPHSHYIPASDRVAANEELRGNFDGIGIEFNIFQDTIVVVTPLSGGPSEKLGIRSGDKIIMVDDVNVAGIGITTQDVMRKLKGPRGSEVQVTILRGKQVLDFNIIRDKIPQFSIDVSYMVNAEIGYIKLNRFSATTYEEFSKALNKLKEQGMKKLVLDLQGNGGGYMSMAIDLADEFLSADKKIVYTDGKDKRLNTNASSTTRGSFETGDLIILVNEGSASASEILAGALQDNDRALIVGRRTFGKGLVQNPFDLSDGSELRLTISRYYTPSGRSIQKPYDDDEAYSLDIIERYKKGEFFSADSIKLNDSLKYKTLNGRTVYGGGGIMPDYFVPLDTSMNSHYLNALYSSLSIYEFAFNYAHHHKDELESKGFEQFRTRFVVADQMLNELISIGQRNKVKPDYKDLQRNKKIFQLHVKAQIARRIWGNDGLFPIINETNEIFLQSLKLFDRIPELNRTAM, translated from the coding sequence ATGAGCGAACAACCAAAAAATACACCTTACCAGATTCGTTTACCCCTGGTTTTATGCCTTGGCCTGGCGGCCGGGGTTTTTATAGGCACCAGCTTTAATGCCCGAAAACCCTCGCGCGATGTGACCAAAGATGTACAAAAGCTGCGCGAAGTGCTCACCTATATTGACACTAAATACGTTGATGATATCAAGACCGATAAACTGGTTGATGAATCCATCCGTCACCTGCTCTCCAAGCTCGACCCGCATTCTCATTACATTCCGGCCAGTGACCGGGTAGCGGCAAACGAAGAATTGCGGGGCAATTTCGATGGCATTGGCATCGAGTTCAACATCTTTCAGGATACCATAGTAGTGGTTACCCCCCTAAGCGGTGGGCCATCCGAAAAACTGGGTATCCGCTCGGGCGACAAAATTATAATGGTAGATGACGTAAATGTTGCCGGCATTGGCATTACCACACAAGATGTGATGCGTAAGTTAAAGGGGCCGCGCGGTTCGGAGGTACAAGTAACCATCCTTCGCGGCAAACAGGTGCTCGACTTCAATATCATTCGCGATAAAATCCCGCAGTTTTCCATTGATGTGTCGTACATGGTGAATGCTGAAATTGGGTATATAAAGCTGAACCGGTTTTCCGCTACTACCTACGAAGAATTCAGCAAAGCCTTGAACAAACTCAAGGAGCAAGGGATGAAAAAACTGGTGCTCGACTTACAGGGAAATGGCGGAGGCTACATGAGTATGGCCATCGACCTGGCTGATGAGTTTTTGTCAGCCGACAAAAAAATCGTGTATACTGATGGAAAGGATAAACGCCTTAACACCAATGCCTCATCAACCACGCGTGGAAGTTTTGAAACCGGTGACCTTATTATTTTGGTGAATGAAGGCAGCGCCTCGGCTTCTGAAATACTGGCCGGGGCCTTGCAAGACAACGACCGTGCCTTGATTGTTGGGCGAAGGACTTTTGGAAAAGGACTCGTTCAAAATCCATTCGACTTAAGCGATGGTTCGGAATTAAGGCTAACTATTTCGCGTTACTACACGCCCAGTGGCCGATCTATCCAAAAACCGTATGACGATGATGAAGCTTATTCGCTGGACATTATCGAACGCTACAAAAAAGGTGAATTCTTTTCGGCCGATAGCATAAAACTGAATGACTCGCTGAAGTACAAAACACTGAACGGGCGCACCGTGTATGGCGGTGGTGGCATTATGCCCGATTATTTTGTTCCGCTGGATACTTCCATGAACAGCCATTACCTCAATGCCCTTTATTCATCACTTTCCATTTATGAGTTTGCATTCAACTATGCCCATCATCATAAAGATGAACTGGAAAGCAAGGGTTTTGAACAATTCCGGACCAGGTTTGTAGTAGCCGATCAAATGTTGAACGAACTTATCAGCATCGGGCAACGCAACAAAGTTAAACCCGACTATAAAGACCTGCAGCGGAACAAGAAAATTTTTCAACTGCATGTAAAGGCGCAAATCGCCCGCCGGATTTGGGGAAATGACGGGTTGTTTCCGATCATTAACGAAACCAACGAAATCTTTCTACAGTCCCTTAAATTATTCGACAGGATACCCGAATTGAACCGGACGGCCATGTAG
- a CDS encoding homogentisate 1,2-dioxygenase has product MYYYRLGNIPHKRHTQFRQPDGSLYKEELVSSEGFSGIYSNLYHIHPPTRVKAVNNPVKYGPEIVADYALRQTHLNTSKVSTTGHDFLESRKVLLKNNDCAISICSPKQRKMDYFYKNAEGDEVIFVHDGKGVLISPFGKLDIRQGDYVVVPRTVIYKLEFEEGPLRLLIVESASPIETVKRYRNDLGQLLEHSPYCERDIRPPHELVTDGSRGEFLMKIKKQGYLHHYVYDFSPLDLVGWDGFLWPYAFSIHDFEPITGRIHQPPPVHQTFQAHNFVICSFVPRLFDYHPLAIPAPYNHSNIDSDEVLYYAEGNFMSRRGIDRGSFTLHPGGLPHGPHPGTVEKSLGAKETHELAVMIDTFKPLYLTTDALEFLDKNYPMSWTDNDPNVPFNEINTP; this is encoded by the coding sequence ATGTATTACTACCGTCTTGGAAACATCCCGCATAAGCGTCACACACAATTCCGCCAGCCCGATGGAAGCCTGTATAAAGAAGAACTGGTAAGCTCGGAAGGATTTTCGGGCATTTACTCAAACCTCTACCATATCCATCCGCCCACACGCGTAAAAGCGGTTAACAACCCGGTGAAATATGGTCCCGAAATCGTAGCGGATTACGCACTGCGGCAAACCCACCTCAATACTTCTAAAGTATCCACAACTGGCCATGATTTCCTGGAATCGCGCAAGGTTTTGCTCAAAAACAATGATTGCGCCATCTCCATTTGCTCACCCAAACAACGCAAGATGGATTACTTCTATAAAAATGCCGAGGGCGATGAGGTAATTTTCGTTCACGATGGTAAAGGAGTATTGATCTCACCTTTCGGTAAACTTGACATCCGCCAGGGTGATTATGTGGTTGTACCGCGCACGGTAATTTATAAGCTGGAGTTTGAAGAAGGCCCACTCCGGCTGCTCATTGTTGAATCTGCCTCACCGATAGAAACTGTTAAACGTTACCGCAATGACCTGGGCCAATTGCTGGAGCATTCACCCTATTGCGAGCGTGATATTCGTCCGCCTCATGAATTGGTTACCGATGGCAGTCGTGGAGAGTTTTTGATGAAGATCAAAAAGCAAGGCTACTTGCACCACTACGTGTATGATTTCAGTCCGTTGGATTTAGTGGGTTGGGATGGTTTTTTATGGCCGTATGCTTTTTCCATTCACGACTTTGAACCCATTACCGGTCGTATTCACCAGCCGCCCCCGGTGCATCAAACCTTTCAGGCCCATAACTTTGTAATTTGTTCGTTCGTGCCAAGGCTGTTTGATTATCACCCCCTGGCAATACCGGCTCCCTATAATCACAGCAACATTGATAGTGATGAAGTTTTGTATTATGCGGAAGGGAATTTTATGAGCAGGAGAGGCATTGATCGCGGATCATTCACGTTACACCCGGGAGGTTTGCCCCACGGGCCACACCCGGGCACAGTAGAAAAAAGTCTTGGTGCCAAAGAAACACACGAACTGGCTGTAATGATCGACACGTTTAAGCCTTTGTACTTAACCACCGATGCGTTGGAGTTTCTGGATAAGAATTACCCGATGAGTTGGACAGATAACGATCCGAATGTTCCTTTCAATGAAATAAACACGCCATAA
- a CDS encoding phosphoribosylglycinamide formyltransferase: MNTSAYRLAIFASGNGTNAEEIIKYFQHHPAIKVTALLSNNPEAYALVRAANHNVTTFIFNRKQFRETDEVLKWLKEHAITHVVLAGFLWLIPENIIRAFPGKIINIHPALLPKFGGKGMYGMKVHEAVKQAGETETGITIHKVNEHYDKGEILFKGICPVSPSDSPEDIANKVHKLEYYWYPQVIEDWILNSSS, encoded by the coding sequence ATCAATACCTCCGCATATCGACTTGCGATTTTCGCATCCGGAAACGGGACCAATGCAGAAGAGATTATCAAATACTTTCAGCATCATCCTGCAATAAAAGTAACAGCACTGCTTTCCAATAATCCTGAGGCCTATGCGCTGGTACGGGCGGCCAACCATAACGTTACCACGTTTATTTTTAACCGAAAACAATTTAGGGAAACGGATGAGGTGTTGAAGTGGTTGAAGGAACATGCGATAACCCATGTAGTGTTAGCCGGGTTTTTATGGTTGATCCCGGAAAACATTATCCGCGCATTTCCGGGTAAGATTATCAATATCCATCCGGCCTTGTTGCCAAAATTCGGGGGCAAAGGCATGTACGGGATGAAGGTACATGAAGCGGTGAAGCAAGCCGGGGAAACGGAAACCGGCATTACTATACATAAAGTCAATGAGCATTACGATAAAGGCGAAATACTTTTTAAAGGTATTTGCCCGGTCAGCCCATCCGACTCACCGGAAGATATTGCCAATAAGGTCCACAAGCTGGAGTATTATTGGTATCCTCAGGTTATTGAGGATTGGATACTTAACTCAAGTAGTTAA